Proteins encoded within one genomic window of Oculatellaceae cyanobacterium:
- a CDS encoding tyrosine-type recombinase/integrase encodes MSNYAIAQDAGITKKLSPHRIRHSSVTAALEATNGDVRRVQKLSRHSNLNTLMIYDDNRLSHQGEITYLLADLV; translated from the coding sequence ATGAGCAATTACGCGATCGCTCAAGATGCTGGTATCACTAAAAAATTATCTCCTCACCGGATCAGGCATAGCTCTGTTACTGCTGCACTGGAAGCTACTAACGGGGATGTAAGACGGGTGCAGAAATTATCGAGACATTCTAATTTAAATACTTTGATGATTTACGATGACAATAGATTAAGTCATCAAGGCGAAATTACATATTTACTTGCTGATTTAGTTTGA